GACGAGGGCGTGTCGATCCCCGGGGTGCCCGTTCGTCGTCTCGGTACGAACCCCGAGCGCGTCACCCCGCGTCGAAAGGACCCCCTCCATGTCGAAGCTCATCGCCATCATGTCCATGTCGCTCGATGGCTTCGTCGCCGACTCCCACGACGGCGTGGGCGAGGTGTTCGGCTGGTACATGGGCTCGGGGGACGTCGAGTTCGACGCCGGCGGGGCGGACGCGATGACCTTCAAGGTGTCCGCGCCGAGCGCCGAGCACCTGCGCGGCCTCTGGTCCGAGCTGGGCGCCGTGCTCACCGGCCGGCGCACCTTCGACAAGGCCGAGGGCTGGGGCGGAAACCACGCGTGGGGGCCTGCCTTCGTCCTCACCCACCAGGTGCCTGCCGGCTGGCCGCGGCCGGGCTCGAGCGTCCACTTCGTCACCGACGGTCTCGAGAGCGCCGTGCGGCAGGCCAAGGCGGCCGCCGGTGCGAAGGCGGTGGGCGTGCACGGCGCGGACACCATCCAGCAGCTGCTCAACGCGGGCCTGCTGGACGAGCTCCACATCGACGTCGCGGCGGTGCTGCTCGGCTCCGGCGTGCGGCTCTTCGACCGCCTCGCCCGCACGCCCGCTGTGCTCGGCAACCCGAAGGTGACCGCAGGCGTGGGCGTGACGCACCTGCGTTACCCGGTACGCAAGGCGTAGTCCCTCTGGTATCGGGGGGCCATGACCGACACCGTGCGCTTCGAGCTGCGCGGGCCCCTCGGGCTCGTCACCCTCAGCCGGCCCCGCGCGCTCAACGCGCTGGACCTGCCGATGTTCCTCGCCCTGCGCGCGCAGCTGGACGCGTGGGCGGAGGACGCGCGCGTGCGCGCCGTGGTGCTGCGCAGCGACAGCGAGCGCGCCTTCTGCGCTGGCGGTGACGTGCGCTCCGTGGCCACCGCGGCGCCAGACGCGCCCGGCGAGCCCCTGGTGCGCGCCTTCTTCCGCCACGAGTACGGGCTCAACCACCGCATCCACCACTACCCGAAGCCGGTGGTCTCGCTCGTGGAGGGCGTGTGCATGGGCGGAGGCCTCGGCCTGAGCGCGCACGGCAGCCACCGCGTGGTGGGGGAGCGCCTGGTGCTCGCGATGCCCGAGACGGCGCTCGGCTTCTTCCCGGACGTGGGCGGCGGCTGGTTCCTGCCGCGCTTTCCCGGCGAGGCGGGCACCTACCTCGGCCTCACCGGCGCGCGCGCGAACGCGGCGGACGCGCTGTGGCTCGGCTACGCCACGCACCACGTGCCCTTCGCGCGCTTCGAGGCGGTCATCGCCGCGTTGGCCGAAGCGCTCGCCACCCCGGACGCGCGCCCCCCCTCCGCGCACGAGGCCGTCACGCGCACGCTCGCCGCCTTCCACCAGGAGGCAGGGCCCTCGGCGCTCGCCGCGGGCGCCGCAGACCTGGACCGGCTCTTCGGGCACACCCGCGTGGAGCACCTCCTCGAGGCGCTCGCGCGCGAGCCCGGCGAGTGGGCCGCGCAGACGCGCGCGACGCTGCTGCGCATGTGCCCCACCAGCCTGCGCGTGACCCTGCGCCTGCTGCGCAGCGCCGAGGCGCGCCACTACGACACCGACGTGGTGGTGGAGTTCCGCCTCAGCCAGCACCTCGCGCGACGCGCGGACTTCCGCGAGGGCGTGCGCGCGGTGCTCGTGGACAAGGACCACGCCGCGCGCTGGAGCCCCGCGTCCCTCGCCGAGGTGAGCGACGCGGACGTGGACGCGCTCTTCGCGCCGCTGCCCGCGGGCGAGGAGCTGCGCCTCTCGTGAGGCTCGTCTTCGTCGGCACGAGCAAGGGGGCCCGCGGCACCGAGACGCACCTGGTGTGCCTCGCGCGGGCGATGGCGCAGGCAGGCCACGAGGTGCTCACGGTGGCGCGCCCCGAGGGCTACATCGCGCGGGAGCTCGCGCAGAGCGGCCTGCCCGTGGAGCCGGGCATCTTCCGCAACGCGGCGGACCCACGCGGGGTGCGCGCGGTGCTGCGCGCCGTGCGGCGCCTGCACCCGGACTGGCTCGTCTCGAGCTTCGGGCACGAGTACTGGCCGGTGCTCGCCGTGGGCCGCCTCACCGGCACGCCCGTGACGCTCTTTCGCCACCTGAACTCGCCCCTCAAGCCCGCAAGCCGCCTGCTGCTGCCGCGGCTCGCGCAGCGCTTCGTCTCGGTGTCGCGCTCGATGTGCGAGCACATGCAGGCCCAGGGCATCGCGCGGGAGCGGGTGCAGCTGCTGTACAACCCGCTGGACCTCGAGCGCTTCCAGCCGGACGCGGCCCTGCGCGAGGCCTCGCGGGCGGCGCTGGGGCTCGCGCAGGAGGACGTGCTGGTGGGCTTCGTCGGCTCGCTGGACACGGCGAAGGGGGCCTTCCGCCTCGCCGAGGCGCTCAACGGCGCGATGCCCGAGGCGCCGCGGCTGCGCGCCCTCTGGGTCGGGCAGGAGAGCGCCCACGCGCGCCTGGAGGCCGTCATCGCGCCCGGGCTGCGCGCGCGCCACACGCTGCAGGGGTGGAGCGCGGACGTGCGGCCCGCGTACGCCGCGATGGACGTGCTGGCCATGCCCTCGGAGTGGCTCGAGCCCTTCGGCCGGGTCTCCATCGAGGCGCAGGCCTGCGGGGTGCCGGTGCTGGCGAGCCGCGTCGGAGGGCTGCCGGAGACGCTGCAGGACGGCGTGACGGGGCGGCTGCTACCGCCGGGCGACGTGGCCGCGTGGCGCGACGCGCTGGTCGACTTCGCGCGCATGCCCTCCGAGGCCCGCCGGGAGCTGGGGCGCGCGGGCGTGCGGTTCGTCGCCGAGCGCTTCGGCGCCGCGCACATCGCGGCCGGGTTCGCGCAGCTGCTGCAGGGCTGAGGCCGCCCCCGTACCCGGGTACGATCCGCGCGACAGCGCCCCGGGGCTCGACGCAGATTCTCCCTGCAGCAGCGCAGGGGCGCTGCGCAAGGAGCGCCGGGTCATGTTCGACAGGCTGATGGGCAAGCTGCCCGCGCGGGTGGCGGCGCAGGTGGATGCGTGGCGCGAGACGGTGGAGATCCTCGGCTCGGTGAGGAGCCCGCGGGTGCTGCGCGCGCTGGGGCCTCCCGGGGTGCGCGGGCTGGTGCTGCACCGGGGAAAGCAGGGGGTGCCCACGCGCATCCGGGCCTCGCACGAGGCGCACTTCGACTGGAGCTACCCCGCGGACCACCCGGAGATGGCGGCGCTCTACCGCCACGCGAA
This window of the Aggregicoccus sp. 17bor-14 genome carries:
- a CDS encoding glycosyltransferase family 4 protein, producing the protein MRLVFVGTSKGARGTETHLVCLARAMAQAGHEVLTVARPEGYIARELAQSGLPVEPGIFRNAADPRGVRAVLRAVRRLHPDWLVSSFGHEYWPVLAVGRLTGTPVTLFRHLNSPLKPASRLLLPRLAQRFVSVSRSMCEHMQAQGIARERVQLLYNPLDLERFQPDAALREASRAALGLAQEDVLVGFVGSLDTAKGAFRLAEALNGAMPEAPRLRALWVGQESAHARLEAVIAPGLRARHTLQGWSADVRPAYAAMDVLAMPSEWLEPFGRVSIEAQACGVPVLASRVGGLPETLQDGVTGRLLPPGDVAAWRDALVDFARMPSEARRELGRAGVRFVAERFGAAHIAAGFAQLLQG
- a CDS encoding enoyl-CoA hydratase/isomerase family protein — protein: MTDTVRFELRGPLGLVTLSRPRALNALDLPMFLALRAQLDAWAEDARVRAVVLRSDSERAFCAGGDVRSVATAAPDAPGEPLVRAFFRHEYGLNHRIHHYPKPVVSLVEGVCMGGGLGLSAHGSHRVVGERLVLAMPETALGFFPDVGGGWFLPRFPGEAGTYLGLTGARANAADALWLGYATHHVPFARFEAVIAALAEALATPDARPPSAHEAVTRTLAAFHQEAGPSALAAGAADLDRLFGHTRVEHLLEALAREPGEWAAQTRATLLRMCPTSLRVTLRLLRSAEARHYDTDVVVEFRLSQHLARRADFREGVRAVLVDKDHAARWSPASLAEVSDADVDALFAPLPAGEELRLS
- a CDS encoding dihydrofolate reductase family protein, with translation MSKLIAIMSMSLDGFVADSHDGVGEVFGWYMGSGDVEFDAGGADAMTFKVSAPSAEHLRGLWSELGAVLTGRRTFDKAEGWGGNHAWGPAFVLTHQVPAGWPRPGSSVHFVTDGLESAVRQAKAAAGAKAVGVHGADTIQQLLNAGLLDELHIDVAAVLLGSGVRLFDRLARTPAVLGNPKVTAGVGVTHLRYPVRKA